One window of the Anopheles aquasalis chromosome X, idAnoAquaMG_Q_19, whole genome shotgun sequence genome contains the following:
- the LOC126572504 gene encoding serine protease Hayan-like isoform X1, with product MRHSRHVGPVELPSVLVLLLVAVLQPLLPLSVVVGVPVLETVFKDSQRFEGDACRITGPPARTGVCRQAAACPTGIAAKGERCEFSGNSAVVCCPPSTDTGSRIMTRIAQQECDRFHGVPTNLKDHVSGNRFRVVRGEFPFVALVRFQGNDDASMRCGASLISPRFLLTAAHCFSEAPPASVTLAALAVDDPEGDTYPVQRVHIHEGYRRRDNDIALLELARDVTFESAIGPVCLNTDTELPLGPTVNLTVMGWGNDAQGEQSKHLYKGTVQSVPTGECAQQFRDVGINNVAVGDNQLCALGAKAGEDFTDACEGDSGGPLVATVRGRPLLVGVVATGVPCGAKIPGIYTRVSQYLDWIEPIVWPNK from the exons ATGCGCCATAGTCGGCACGTGGGACCAGTAGAGCTGccgtcggtgctggtgctgctgctggtggcggtgctgcaaCCGCTTCTACCCCTTAGTGTGGTTGTCGGTGTACCAGTATTGGAGACCGTGTTCAAGGACAGCCAAAGATTCG AGGGTGACGCATGCCGTATAACGGGTCCACCGGCCCGGACCGGTGTCTGCCGGCAGGCGGCCGCCTGCCCAACTGGTATCGCGGCCAAGGGTGAGCGGTGCGAGTTCAGCGGCAACAGTGCAGTGGTGTGCTGCCCACCGTCAACCGACACCGGGAGCCGCATCATGACGCGAATAGCGCAGCAGGAGTGCGATCGGTTCCACGGTGTACCAACCAACCTCAAGGATCACGTGTCGGGCAACCGGTTCCGGGTGGTGCGGGGCGAGTTTCCGTTTGTCGCCCTGGTGCGCTTCCAGGGCAACGATGACGCCAGCATGCGGTGCGGAGCGTCGCTCATCTCGCCCCGCTTTCTGCTGACTGCGGCGCACTGTTTCAGCGAGGCGCCGCCGGCGAGCGTAACGTTGGCCGCGCTAGCCGTTGACGATCCCGAGGGCGACACGTACCCAGTGCAGCGGGTGCACATCCACGAGGGCTATCGGCGCCGCGACAACGATATCGCCCTGCTCGAGCTGGCCCGCGACGTCACCTTCGAGTCAGCCATCGGGCCAGTTTGCCTCAACACAGACACGGAGCTACCGCTCGGTCCGACCGTCAATCTGACCGTGATGGGCTGGGGCAACGACGCCCAGGGTGAGCAGAGCAAGCACCTGTACAAAGGCACCGTGCAGTCGGTACCGACCGGCGAATGCGCCCAACAGTTCCGCGACGTCGGCATCAACAACGTCGCGGTCGGCGACAATCAACTGTGCGCGCTCGGTGCAAAGGCGGGCGAAGATTTTACCGATGCGTGCGAAGGTGACTCGGGCGGTCCGCTAGTCGCGACCGTACGCGGCCGTCCCCTTCTCGTCGGTGTCGTCGCGACCGGGGTACCGTGCGGTGCGAAGATACCGGGCATCTACACCCGCGTCTCACAATACCTCGACTGGATCGAACCGATCGTGTGGCCAAACAAGTGA
- the LOC126572504 gene encoding serine protease Hayan-like isoform X2, protein MPGLGVLLLLVHAVASMPQDIYFPGRSAESPYEGDACRITGPPARTGVCRQAAACPTGIAAKGERCEFSGNSAVVCCPPSTDTGSRIMTRIAQQECDRFHGVPTNLKDHVSGNRFRVVRGEFPFVALVRFQGNDDASMRCGASLISPRFLLTAAHCFSEAPPASVTLAALAVDDPEGDTYPVQRVHIHEGYRRRDNDIALLELARDVTFESAIGPVCLNTDTELPLGPTVNLTVMGWGNDAQGEQSKHLYKGTVQSVPTGECAQQFRDVGINNVAVGDNQLCALGAKAGEDFTDACEGDSGGPLVATVRGRPLLVGVVATGVPCGAKIPGIYTRVSQYLDWIEPIVWPNK, encoded by the exons ATGCCAGGACTAggagtgctgttgctgctggtacatgCGGTGGCCAGTATGCCGCAGGACATCTATTTCCCTGGCCGGAGCGCCGAATCGCCCTACG AGGGTGACGCATGCCGTATAACGGGTCCACCGGCCCGGACCGGTGTCTGCCGGCAGGCGGCCGCCTGCCCAACTGGTATCGCGGCCAAGGGTGAGCGGTGCGAGTTCAGCGGCAACAGTGCAGTGGTGTGCTGCCCACCGTCAACCGACACCGGGAGCCGCATCATGACGCGAATAGCGCAGCAGGAGTGCGATCGGTTCCACGGTGTACCAACCAACCTCAAGGATCACGTGTCGGGCAACCGGTTCCGGGTGGTGCGGGGCGAGTTTCCGTTTGTCGCCCTGGTGCGCTTCCAGGGCAACGATGACGCCAGCATGCGGTGCGGAGCGTCGCTCATCTCGCCCCGCTTTCTGCTGACTGCGGCGCACTGTTTCAGCGAGGCGCCGCCGGCGAGCGTAACGTTGGCCGCGCTAGCCGTTGACGATCCCGAGGGCGACACGTACCCAGTGCAGCGGGTGCACATCCACGAGGGCTATCGGCGCCGCGACAACGATATCGCCCTGCTCGAGCTGGCCCGCGACGTCACCTTCGAGTCAGCCATCGGGCCAGTTTGCCTCAACACAGACACGGAGCTACCGCTCGGTCCGACCGTCAATCTGACCGTGATGGGCTGGGGCAACGACGCCCAGGGTGAGCAGAGCAAGCACCTGTACAAAGGCACCGTGCAGTCGGTACCGACCGGCGAATGCGCCCAACAGTTCCGCGACGTCGGCATCAACAACGTCGCGGTCGGCGACAATCAACTGTGCGCGCTCGGTGCAAAGGCGGGCGAAGATTTTACCGATGCGTGCGAAGGTGACTCGGGCGGTCCGCTAGTCGCGACCGTACGCGGCCGTCCCCTTCTCGTCGGTGTCGTCGCGACCGGGGTACCGTGCGGTGCGAAGATACCGGGCATCTACACCCGCGTCTCACAATACCTCGACTGGATCGAACCGATCGTGTGGCCAAACAAGTGA